Proteins found in one Macadamia integrifolia cultivar HAES 741 unplaced genomic scaffold, SCU_Mint_v3 scaffold151, whole genome shotgun sequence genomic segment:
- the LOC122064025 gene encoding protein FAR1-RELATED SEQUENCE 5-like isoform X1, producing MEPSSSSPCPFPVGCSELSSLRLPGGLQWSLRLCERIHRDTEDAAMCRSNCLYMEEEDVYINEQQSELEKAIQSDAVEDVYIETQQPSEDEAQKNDVKGTKDVNDFKASNDQHPKDSNEAQIPYIGMTFLNWEEAYSFYCTYARMKGFRVRIGRTNVSCKRELDGSCKVFSKKFLCYKEGYRYDNDKRTKGKIVHRRSVVRVGCPAFLWIKPNSNGWVVHKFEANHNHPLVLEDKSIQLQSHKQLIDGVKLMVDNLHGAGIGQSQTQIVDAVVECFGGYNNIGVTRGTLKGHMKRNERNEKKMIEGDLQTVLSYFESMKEKDPGFSYSTNVSDKQTLSAIFWIDGKGRSDYEIFNDVVVFDTTYKKNRYRWPFGSFTGVNHHAQSILFGCGLVANETKESLEWLFKAWLNAMGDKAPKAIITNECTGIIPVVAGVFPKTVHRFCSWHVSKNALQHLSSLWFQKPEFKSEWKQCVYRSWSEADFLTRWEAMMVKYNLKDHSWLNEKFSQRKCWVPCYFRGTFFAGMSSTQRGEGMDSFFQGYFNGCMTLLEFVKQYETVVARRREKEADAEFKSLVSLPQLETPSPIEMHGRQVYTRRVFEIFKKNFSASLGLSAADVSSEGSIRKFKVGPFNVPIEHRCVVEYNSIDEVIQCSCLMFEFMGIPCKHFLKVLQMVDRDRVPSKYILSRWTSMG from the exons ATGGagccctcttcctcttctccttgcCCGTTCCCTGTGGGTTGCAGCGAATTATCCAGTCTCCGACTCCCCGGTGGATTGCAGTGGTCCCTTCGTCTCT GTGAGCGTATTCATAGAGACACGGAAGATGCTGCAATGTGTAGGAGTAACTGCTTATATATGGAAGAAG AGGATGTTTATATAAACGAACAACAGTCAGAGTTGGAGAAAGCAATTCAATCAGATGCTGTAGAAGATGTGTACATTGAGACACAACAGCCTTCTGAAGATGAAGCCCAGAAGAATGATGTTAAGGGTACAAAGGATGTGAATGATTTTAAAGCATCAAATGACCAGCATCCTAAGGATTCAAATGAAGCACAAATACCGTATATTGGTATGACTTTCTTAAACTGGGAAGAAGCTTATTCTTTTTACTGTACTTATGCCCGGATGAAAGGTTTTAGGGTTCGCATAGGTAGGACTAATGTATCATGTAAAAGGGAGTTAGATGGTTCATGCAAGGTTTTTTCAAAGAAGTTTTTATGTTACAAAGAAGGTTATCGATATGATAATGACAAGcgaacaaaagggaaaatagtACATCGTCGTTCTGTCGTTAGAGTTGGTTGTCCAGCATTTCTTTGGATTAAACCAAATTCAAATGGTTGGGTTGTGCACAAATTTGAGGCAAATCACAATCACCCACTGGTTCTTGAAGACAAATCAATCCAGCTCCAATCACACAAACAGTTGATAGATGGTGTAAAATTGATGGTTGATAATCTCCATGGTGCTGGTATAGGTCAAAGTCAAACACAAATAGTTGATGCTGTTGTAGAGTGCTTTGGCGGCTATAATAATATAGGTGTGACAAGGGGGACACTTAAAGGTCatatgaaaagaaatgaaagaaatgaaaaaaagatgattGAAGGGGATCTCCAGACAGTTCTATCATATTTTGAGTCTATGAAAGAGAAGGATCCCGGATTCAGTTATTCAACAAATGTATCAGATAAACAAACTTTGAGTGCGATTTTTTGGATTGATGGCAAAGGCAGGTCTGATTATGAAATTTTCAACGATGTTGTGGTGTTTGACACAACATACAAGAAAAATCGATATAGATGGCCATTTGGTTCATTTACTGGCGTGAACCATCATGCTCAATCTATTCTGTTTGGATGTGGTTTGGTTGCGAACGAAACAAAGGAGTCATTAGAGTGGCTGTTCAAGGCGTGGTTGAATGCAATGGGAGACAAGGCACCAAAGGCAATTATTACTAATGAGTGTACTGGTATTATACCTGTTGTGGCTGGTGTTTTCCCCAAAACAGTACATCGCTTTTGTTCATGGCATGTGTCAaagaatgccctacaacacctCAGTTCTTTATGGTTCCAAAAGCCTGAATTTAAATCAGAATGGAAGCAGTGCGTCTATCGTTCATGGTCAGAGGCAGATTTCTTAACTCGTTGGGAAGCGATGATGGTGAAATATAATTTGAAGGACCACTCGTGGTTAAATGAGAAGTTTTCCCAAAGAAAGTGTTGGGTTCCTTGTTATTTTAGAGGTACATTCTTTGCTGGAATGAGCTCAACCCAACGAGGCGAGGGGATGGATAGTTTCTTTCAGGGATATTTCAATGGCTGTATGACTTTGCTAGAATTTGTGAAGCAATACGAAACGGTTGTTGCTAGGCGTAGAGAGAAGGAAGCTGATGCAGAGTTCAAATCACTTGTTAGCTTACCTCAATTGGAAACACCAAGTCCAATTGAAATGCATGGTAGACAGGTGTACACGAGGAgggtgtttgagatttttaagaaaaatttcaGCGCAAGCCTTGGCTTATCTGCCGCAGATGTGTCATCTGAAGGGTCAATTAGGAAGTTTAAGGTTGGGCCTTTTAATGTTCCAATTGAGCACAGATGTGTTGTTGAGTACAACTCCATTGATGAAGTGATACAATGTAGTTGCCTTATGTTTGAGTTCATGGGAATACCGTGCAAGCATTTTTTGAAGGTTCTACAAATGGTTGACCGTGATCGGGTACCCTCCAAATACATTCTATCAAGGTGGACGAGTATGGGTTGA
- the LOC122064025 gene encoding protein FAR1-RELATED SEQUENCE 5-like isoform X2 encodes MLQCVGVTAYIWKKSELEKAIQSDAVEDVYIETQQPSEDEAQKNDVKGTKDVNDFKASNDQHPKDSNEAQIPYIGMTFLNWEEAYSFYCTYARMKGFRVRIGRTNVSCKRELDGSCKVFSKKFLCYKEGYRYDNDKRTKGKIVHRRSVVRVGCPAFLWIKPNSNGWVVHKFEANHNHPLVLEDKSIQLQSHKQLIDGVKLMVDNLHGAGIGQSQTQIVDAVVECFGGYNNIGVTRGTLKGHMKRNERNEKKMIEGDLQTVLSYFESMKEKDPGFSYSTNVSDKQTLSAIFWIDGKGRSDYEIFNDVVVFDTTYKKNRYRWPFGSFTGVNHHAQSILFGCGLVANETKESLEWLFKAWLNAMGDKAPKAIITNECTGIIPVVAGVFPKTVHRFCSWHVSKNALQHLSSLWFQKPEFKSEWKQCVYRSWSEADFLTRWEAMMVKYNLKDHSWLNEKFSQRKCWVPCYFRGTFFAGMSSTQRGEGMDSFFQGYFNGCMTLLEFVKQYETVVARRREKEADAEFKSLVSLPQLETPSPIEMHGRQVYTRRVFEIFKKNFSASLGLSAADVSSEGSIRKFKVGPFNVPIEHRCVVEYNSIDEVIQCSCLMFEFMGIPCKHFLKVLQMVDRDRVPSKYILSRWTSMG; translated from the exons ATGCTGCAATGTGTAGGAGTAACTGCTTATATATGGAAGAAG TCAGAGTTGGAGAAAGCAATTCAATCAGATGCTGTAGAAGATGTGTACATTGAGACACAACAGCCTTCTGAAGATGAAGCCCAGAAGAATGATGTTAAGGGTACAAAGGATGTGAATGATTTTAAAGCATCAAATGACCAGCATCCTAAGGATTCAAATGAAGCACAAATACCGTATATTGGTATGACTTTCTTAAACTGGGAAGAAGCTTATTCTTTTTACTGTACTTATGCCCGGATGAAAGGTTTTAGGGTTCGCATAGGTAGGACTAATGTATCATGTAAAAGGGAGTTAGATGGTTCATGCAAGGTTTTTTCAAAGAAGTTTTTATGTTACAAAGAAGGTTATCGATATGATAATGACAAGcgaacaaaagggaaaatagtACATCGTCGTTCTGTCGTTAGAGTTGGTTGTCCAGCATTTCTTTGGATTAAACCAAATTCAAATGGTTGGGTTGTGCACAAATTTGAGGCAAATCACAATCACCCACTGGTTCTTGAAGACAAATCAATCCAGCTCCAATCACACAAACAGTTGATAGATGGTGTAAAATTGATGGTTGATAATCTCCATGGTGCTGGTATAGGTCAAAGTCAAACACAAATAGTTGATGCTGTTGTAGAGTGCTTTGGCGGCTATAATAATATAGGTGTGACAAGGGGGACACTTAAAGGTCatatgaaaagaaatgaaagaaatgaaaaaaagatgattGAAGGGGATCTCCAGACAGTTCTATCATATTTTGAGTCTATGAAAGAGAAGGATCCCGGATTCAGTTATTCAACAAATGTATCAGATAAACAAACTTTGAGTGCGATTTTTTGGATTGATGGCAAAGGCAGGTCTGATTATGAAATTTTCAACGATGTTGTGGTGTTTGACACAACATACAAGAAAAATCGATATAGATGGCCATTTGGTTCATTTACTGGCGTGAACCATCATGCTCAATCTATTCTGTTTGGATGTGGTTTGGTTGCGAACGAAACAAAGGAGTCATTAGAGTGGCTGTTCAAGGCGTGGTTGAATGCAATGGGAGACAAGGCACCAAAGGCAATTATTACTAATGAGTGTACTGGTATTATACCTGTTGTGGCTGGTGTTTTCCCCAAAACAGTACATCGCTTTTGTTCATGGCATGTGTCAaagaatgccctacaacacctCAGTTCTTTATGGTTCCAAAAGCCTGAATTTAAATCAGAATGGAAGCAGTGCGTCTATCGTTCATGGTCAGAGGCAGATTTCTTAACTCGTTGGGAAGCGATGATGGTGAAATATAATTTGAAGGACCACTCGTGGTTAAATGAGAAGTTTTCCCAAAGAAAGTGTTGGGTTCCTTGTTATTTTAGAGGTACATTCTTTGCTGGAATGAGCTCAACCCAACGAGGCGAGGGGATGGATAGTTTCTTTCAGGGATATTTCAATGGCTGTATGACTTTGCTAGAATTTGTGAAGCAATACGAAACGGTTGTTGCTAGGCGTAGAGAGAAGGAAGCTGATGCAGAGTTCAAATCACTTGTTAGCTTACCTCAATTGGAAACACCAAGTCCAATTGAAATGCATGGTAGACAGGTGTACACGAGGAgggtgtttgagatttttaagaaaaatttcaGCGCAAGCCTTGGCTTATCTGCCGCAGATGTGTCATCTGAAGGGTCAATTAGGAAGTTTAAGGTTGGGCCTTTTAATGTTCCAATTGAGCACAGATGTGTTGTTGAGTACAACTCCATTGATGAAGTGATACAATGTAGTTGCCTTATGTTTGAGTTCATGGGAATACCGTGCAAGCATTTTTTGAAGGTTCTACAAATGGTTGACCGTGATCGGGTACCCTCCAAATACATTCTATCAAGGTGGACGAGTATGGGTTGA
- the LOC122064024 gene encoding protein FAR1-RELATED SEQUENCE 5-like, which translates to MEPTSSSPWPLPVDCSVSSPSPVDSSELSSLQLSSGLQLPLPICEHIRRDTEDAAMCSSNYLYMEEEDVYGNEQQSELEKAIQLDAVEDVYIETQQTFADEAQNVDVKGAKDANDFEASNDQLPKDSNEAQIPYIGMTFLSWEEAYSFYCTYARMKGFRVRIGRTDVSKKRELDGSCKVFSKKFLCYKEGYRYENDKRRKGKIVHRRSVVRVGCPAFLCIKPNPNGWVVHKFEANHNHPLVLEDKSIRLQSQQQLTDGVKLVVDNLHSAGIAQSQTQIVDAVVECFGGYNNIGVTKGTLKGHMKRNEKKMIEVDLQSLLAYFESMKEKDPEFIYSTNVSDKAVSAVFWIDGKGKSDYEIFSDVVVFDTTYKKNQYRWSYGLFTGVNNHAQSILVGCGLVVNDTKESLEWLFKAWLNAMGDKAPKAIITNECTSTIPAVASVFPNTVHRFCSWHVSKNVVQHLDPLWFQKPEFKSEWKQCVYHSWSDADFLTWWEAMMVKYNLKDHSWLNEKFSQRKFWVPCYFRGTFFAGMSSTQQSEGMDSYFPGYFNGSMTLLSFVKQYERVVAKRREKEADAESKSLNLPQLESQSPIEMHGGQVYTRRVFEIFKKNFSASLSLSAVDVSSEGSIRKFKVGPFNVPIEHRCVVEYNSIDEEIHCSCLMFEFMGIPCKHFLKVLQMVDRDRVPSKYILSRWTKEAKCGLTL; encoded by the exons ATGGAGCCCACTTCCTCTTCTCCGTGGCCGTTGCCTGTGGATTGCAGCGTCTCTTCTCCCTCCCCAGTGGATTCCAGCGAATTATCCAGTCTCCAACTCTCCAGTGGATTGCAGCTGCCCCTTCCTATCT GTGAGCATATTCGTAGAGACACGGAAGATGCTGCAATGTGTAGTAGTAACTATTTATATATGGaagaag AGGATGTTTATGGAAATGAACAACAGTCAGAGTTGGAGAAAGCAATTCAATTAGATGCTGTAGAAGATGTGTACATTGAGACACAACAGACTTTTGCAGATGAAGCCCAGAATGTTGATGTTAAGGGTGCAAAGGATGCAAATGATTTTGAAGCATCGAATGACCAGCTTCCTAAGGATTCAAATGAAGCACAAATACCGTATATTGGTATGACTTTCTTAAGCTGGGAAGAAGCTTATTCTTTTTACTGTACTTATGCCCGGATGAAAGGTTTTAGGGTTCGCATTGGTAGGACTGATGTATCAAAGAAAAGGGAGTTAGATGGTTCATGTAAGGTTTTTTCAAAGAAGTTTTTATGTTACAAAGAAGGTTATCGATATGAGAACGACAAGCGACGAAAGGGGAAAATAGTGCATCGCAGGTCTGTAGTTAGAGTTGGTTGTCCAGCATTTCTGTGTATTAAACCAAATCCGAATGGTTGGGTAGTGCACAAATTTGAGGCAAATCACAATCACCCACTGGTTCTTGAAGACAAATCAATCAGGCTCCAATCACAGCAACAATTGACAGATGGTGTAAAATTGGTAGTTGATAATCTCCATAGTGCTGGTATAGCTCAAAGTCAAACGCAAATAGTTGATGCCGTTGTCGAGTGCTTTGGTGGTTATAATAATATTGGTGTGACAAAGGGGACACTTAAAGGTCatatgaaaagaaatgaaaaaaaaatgattgaagtGGATCTCCAGAGTCTTTTAGCATATTTTGAGTCTATGAAAGAAAAGGATCCTGAATTCATTTATTCAACTAATGTATCTGATAAAGCCGTGAGTGCGGTTTTTTGGATTGATGGCAAAGGCAAGTCtgattatgaaattttcagtgATGTTGTGGTTTTTGACACAACatacaagaaaaatcaataCAGATGGTCATATGGTCTGTTTACTGGCGTGAACAATCATGCTCAATCCATTCTGGTTGGGTGTGGTTTGGTTGTGAATGACACAAAGGAATCGTTAGAGTGGCTGTTCAAGGCATGGTTGAATGCAATGGGAGACAAGGCACCAAAGGCAATTATTACTAATGAGTGTACCAGTACTATACCTGCAGTGGCTAGTGTTTTCCCCAACACAGTACATCGCTTTTGTTCATGGCATGTTTCAAAGAATGTCGTACAACACCTCGATCCTTTATGGTTCCAAAAGCCTGAATTTAAATCAGAATGGAAGCAGTGTGTCTATCATTCATGGTCAGATGCGGATTTCTTAACTTGGTGGGAAGCGATGATGGTGAAATATAATCTAAAGGACCATTCATGGTTAAACGAGAAGTTTTCCCAAAGAAAGTTTTGGGTGCCTTGTTATTTTAGAGGCACATTCTTTGCTGGAATGAGCTCGACCCAACAAAGCGAGGGGATGGACAGTTACTTTCCGGGATATTTCAATGGCTCTATGACATTGCTAAGTTTTGTGAAGCAATATGAAAGGGTTGTTGCTAAGCGTAGAGAGAAGGAAGCTGATGCAGAGTCCAAATCACTTAACTTACCTCAATTGGAATCACAAAGTCCTATTGAAATGCATGGTGGACAGGTGTACACGAGGAgggtgtttgagatttttaagaaaaatttcaGCGCAAGCCTTAGCTTATCTGCTGTAGATGTGTCATCTGAAGGGTCAATTAGGAAGTTTAAGGTTGGGCCCTTCAATGTTCCAATTGAGCACAGATGCGTGGTTGAGTACAACTCCATTGATGAAGAGATACATTGTAGTTGCCTTATGTTTGAGTTCATGGGAATACCGTGCAAGCATTTTTTGAAGGTTCTACAAATGGTTGATCGTGATAGGGTACCCTCCAAATACATTCTATCTAGGTGGACGAAGGAAGCAAAGTGTGGGTTGACTTTGTAA